TCTCGCTCCCCAGGCTCGCTCCCgcggtctcctcctcctcctccttcccccggCCGGGATCCGCGCACCGACCTCTGTCCGCCGGAGGGAGCTGGGGGGCGACGGGtaggcgagcgagcgagcggggAAGACGGTCCCGGGCCGGCGGCGAGACCCGCCCTGCGCCTCGGGCGCTGCACAACGGAGGGCGGAGGGCGAGCCGGAGAAACGGCGCGCCTTTGTCCAAAAGCGGAGTCGCTCCCGGGCAGGACGGACTCTGGCCGAGTAAGTGCCTGCTTGGCTATTGGTGTGAATGGGGGGTGGGAgcgggggaagagagggagggacacCCAGGCGAAAAGAAGCAGACAAACcgcctttctttccttctttcggcccctcttcccttcctccaaaaGCGTTGCCAGAAGGATCATGGATTCTTGGTGCTGCTGCAAAACTTTTCGTTTTTACTGGGCGTCTTCACTTGGACACGCACACGCTTACACTGAGTTgccttttttaaatgcttttaaagatctatctatctatttatcatctgTCTCTAATGTTacccacaggggtgccaacttgaataaaatattggggtgggggagagaagataaGCCCAGCCCTATATACTGTAATCGATTAAAAGCGCACACTCccattggaatggcaatgcccattaaattggggggaggcaaaaaatattttatggggggggggcaaagggacatCGGCCGCTAGAAATTGGctgagagagaggggtgtgtgtgtacaatgTTACCCATACCCAGAGCATACCCATTGAAGTGAAGGAACCTGGTAAAGTTAGGTtccttgatttcaataggtctactttaGGCAGGTCTTAGATTGGATGCCAGCCAGATTACTTTACATATGCCATTTGCCAGCTGCTTAGGAtacctctttaaaaagaaatctgaggCAGGATCTctcaatgttttaaataaacgGCTTTAATTATTTTGCTGCTTCTGCCTTGATAACAATACTGTACAGGACTGTTCCGcctcaactttttttttgtatcttcTGACCAACAGTTGAGAATGGCCAATACAGAGGGCACTCCTATGCCTGTTTAAGTTAACCCTGTAGGATGCAGTGAggtctacttctgagtaaagtagCACAGCATTGCCTTACaaggcaaggtgtgtgtgtgtttatagctGTATTGTTCAGCCACCCCTCCCTTTGCAAGGCTAATAGCAACGTGTGTGAGTGGCGCTTTGAACAAGAAAGATCTACCTCTCTGCTCTGGtcaattattttttaacaaaataaaatggacCTGTGGCACACAGGGATTGACTGAAAACAAATGGTGGCAGTGCTGGTGAAAATATGGATTTGTGGTTTTGTGTTTGAACTATGAGTCCTTCCAGACAAGATGTTTGCTGACTGTTCATTTTTGTTCATGGGGAAGTTAGACGACATTCTATCATGCAATAGTAATCTCAGGCTTCCCAGAGCATCCCCCCCCATCTCATCACTTCCCTTATCACAGaaaatctgatatatatatatggaagaaggtttgttgtgcaagagctccaaatcaattttaattgtgcaacctgaatatTATTCTTTTTGGTAGGGTGGGGACCCTGCAGTCATGTAGTCCAAATGTTTCCTAAATTGTGGTACGGATGCCCCCAAGGGTATGCAAAAGGGTTTAAAATAGTACAGGGTATTTGCCCTAGTCTGGAtaaaatagtattattaaaactaCCCCCAAATTACCTTTGCTTGAGAAGGCGTGTGCAGGTAAGACTAAACCTTCAAAAGCCATACGTAACTGccgcaagtttgggaaacattgctgTAGCTCTTTGGATTTTCGAAACAGGCACCATCTGTTTCTGTatggcagggatgtccaaccggtcgatcgcgatctactggtcgatcgtGGGGTGTCCCTGGTTGATCCCGGTCGATCGCACAACAACTTGGATGaagcttccccccaaaacaactcTTGTCAACCCAatgggtagattactgccagttgttttttttatagtgggagtagatctcagtctcttgaaagttggacgtgcctgctgtatGGCATTTGCcaagttcttccccatccccagtttGAGGATCTGAAACAAGTATGTCATCACTTCTTGGGGATGACTAAACAACTGCTCATCAGTAGTTCCCAAGCTTATATTTTTCCAGTTGCCGCTTGAAAATTGCTTAACGGTTttcctgcctgttgtagcaattgtaatgtgctctgCTAGATGATGTGGGATTTTCTAATTGTATTGCGTTTGCTTCTTCTATTTTGAACCCCACAGAATTTTGGATCACAgcacaataaaaatacagtataggAAACCAAAGAAGCAATAAGAATACAATTGAAAATCAGCATGAATATTCAGTCACAAATCCACAGAAATGCTGTGGACCACATGAAGGAAGCTCACAGGCCACTTGGTGgttcatggaccacagtttggaaaCCGCCGCTTTTAAAACCTTTTTGACATTAATCCCAACAGCCACGCACGCCCCTCAACTGTGTGCACTTATTTTTGCAACCCTGACAAAGCATGCAAATAAAAGCTGCGGCCATACATATAATTGTGTCTCAGTAATTTCTGCTGATTTCAGTACCGGTAATTTATTTTTGCATATATAGAGCATTATCACCCcactcttcagctgaaaaggctcccagagtggcttgcagAAGATCAGTAACATACAAGCTTTTCCTGCCCATAGGTTAGCGGTCTAAAAGCCACgacacaaaagaaaaaagggatggggagggaagaggaagatgaaCAAACTCCAGTGGCAATTATTACATGGCAGTTCTTATAAAAAGCCAGCTTGGATGGAACAGTTCAGGGAGAAGGGAAGCCCCCCTTGGAATTGGTCCCCCTAGCCTACTTGGTGGAGTGAGCTTCCCATTTTTTCTTCCTGCTACGGACATGCAGAATGGCAGCTACCATTTTAGGTGTAGGGAAGGACTTTGAGCTCAGTGTTTAAGCACCCACTTCACATGCAGTCCTAGGTTAAATCTGTTTCCTCAATTCCAAGAAGAAAGTCCAGGTGTTGTGAAAGACTTGCTTTGGCCAAAATGATGGAAAAGATGTTGCTAACCAATACAGGGCTGCGTGAACAGCATGGCATATATAGGATAATAAATTAAGGATCAAATGCTAGTTTGGAGACCCTGCAATTTTAAAAGGCCAAGGGGGTGACCACCTGTGCAATGGgtggatgaataataataataataataataataataataataataataatatatttataccctgcccttctggttgggtttccccagccactctgggcggctcccaacagaattaaagcacaataaaacatcggtcattaaaaagttccctaaacagggctgccttcagatgtcttctctaaaagtcagatacagtggtacctctggttacgaacgggatccattccggagctccgttcgtaacctgtgacatTCGTATCATGaagtgccacgtctgcgcatgtgcgtgacgcgattcggtgcttctgtgcatgcgtgtgacgtcactgcatgcttctgcgcatgcgcaatgcggcgaacctggaagtaacccattctgttatttctgggttgCCGTGGTGCGTATCCCGAATGTACGCATCCTGCATcttacgtaacatgaggtatgactgtagttgtttatttccttggcatctgatgggagggcgttccacagggcaggcgccgctTGTTTgcaacaagcaaacaacagagaatgCCGGAGAGAATTTGAAGAGACATCTACTCAAAGATGGACGTGAAACACTGTGGAAGAGGAATAAATGTGCTTCCTACATCTGTAACAGAGCCAGTGTTGCATAGTGGCTCGGTCAGTCTTCCCCATTCTGGTACCTTGCAAGTATTGTTGGacttccatcagacccagccaacaaGATCactggtcatggatgatgggatttgcagttgGAAACATCTGAAGGTACCCGAAGGAGGAAACCTGGGCTAGCAAGTGTATTGATGAGAATGGTGCTGCAGGCGACAGATCTCGAGAACTGGGTACCACTttgggcagcctttctcaaccttgggtccccagatgttgttggactacaactcccatcatccctaggtagcaggactagtggtcagggatgatgggagttgtagtccaacaacacctggggacccaaggttgagaaaggctgacttTGGGGGATGTTTCAGATGTCAGCCAATTTAAGCGCTCTGTTGCTGACTAATGCAAGAGGCTGTACTGTTGGGAACCACAAGAGCCGGTTTGGGACCACCCCAGCCCAGCCTACAGAGGAGACCAACCAGCTCTTCACTTGGTTACAGTGATGAACATCCTCCCGCCCCCATTCAATTACTGTTAGAAGCATCATATTGCTTTAGTGTTTTGGAGAATCGGGCCTCGTGAGTGTAGTGTTGCCTGGAAGATGCAGGTGGTTGCAGCAGTGCTGGGAAGTTTTAATTGTGGCCCTGGGCTTTCAGCCAGAGTAGTGGTGTTCCAGGATGACTGATGCTCAGGGCAAGTCAACATTAAATTGTAGATGTTCTAGAAacagtctcccctcccctcccgcttTCATAAaatgccttatacaaagtcagacctCTACTCCACACCGTGGCTTAAGAACATTAGGGCCAAATTCAGCCCCCCCCATCTTCTCTGTCTGGACCTCTGATTAGGATACACATTTCACCCTGAGAAATTTTGCCGGgtgagtggcgggaggggctggggagtatcacctcctcccctggaacccagggcaaaccgccccctacgccccgcccttcctacgccactgctcacAACCAACGTAGGTATCATTCGGGTCCTTGGGCTAATGCCCTTCAAGAGCCCAGCAATTGCCTTCTCCTTCAGCCGTTTCTGTGCCCTGTCATTTTCTCACATTTCCAAGGCAAAATCGATGTGTTACTTTTCCAACAGGTTGCATCCCTGTTTGTTTGCCTGAAGGGTCTGAAGCACACACGCACAGATTCGTTCTCTCCTTGTAGCTTTCAGTAGAAGCCTCCAGCAATAACTTCTTCCTCCTTTAAAAGGTTTTATTGACTActtaaaccagtacaataacatcaaaatttcctggcaataggaaggtgaaatctaTGTACATATTGAATATCAACATATtattagaaagtaatagaagaccaaattggatgtaacaagacctgtgtgagaaaaagggttaagataaagaaacaaagagtgtaaACGGAAGTCAAGCTTATGTAATTGCGTATTGTATTGTaataatgttgtaagttgtaaccttaatctagactttttacttttttttctttttcttttttccttttcccaatttttccttcccctcccccttttttctatTTCCTTTCTATCCTTTTTCCGTTTGTCCTCTGACCCCCCCTTTTAGGATTAGTTCTCCTTTTTAAATACCGTCAAATTATGTGCgggttgtatctttttctttatgtgtgctttgaaatTATTGTGTATTCTGTCGagttctgtgtatgtgtgtatgattttgttgtttaataaataaaaaaatatataaaaaaccaaaAAGACCTAAGACCAGCTCTTGGAGTTAGGTAATACGCCGTGTTGTAATTTTATATAGTTGaattgaattcctcacacccctCTGCTTTATGACCAGTTCTAGGAGAGCTTGCTGCCCTTTCCTTAGCCAACCCTGTTGTGTTGTCTGTAGAGTaacctaccgtatatactcgagtataagtcgacccaaatataagccgaagcatctaatttccctacaaaaatgtgggaaagcttattgactcaagtataagccggttcacctttgctgctgtggtagaggaggaacgagcggcccaaagcagcccttcgggctgctccttcctcttcctcctttgctgctgtagagctcaccctgtcgcagggtttcgaaccgccattcttctgatcagcaagccctagggctctgtggtttaactcacagcgcaatgttcccttgtgttatacagagaaggctgggatcctgtcctgtttaagcaggagccagggaaagtgagcacctgtggggttttaatacttccttaactgataggctttctgccttctggggtctaaattttgcatttatgtgagcagttcaggaatggaacaagctgcctggggagagtaaagaaccaccgttcttgtacacttcttaaggaatggttgacttgagtataagccgagggcagcttttaaagcacaaaaagtgtgctgaaaaactaggcttatactcaagtatatacggtatctaGTGTGTTGGGGGCATGGAGATGACTTCATCCAGTAACCCTCAAGCATCTCAGACTTGACAATTACAGTGGTGTGTTGGCGAGGAAAGGCAAAACCAGGAGAACTCTTGGAGGAAGAGGCTGCATCATCCTATGGCTTAAAATACAAACACAGACAAGCTTTTATAAATAGATAGTTCCAGggtttatataaaaataaatacacccGCTGCAATGAGAATCATAATTAGAGTGCCAGGAATCTGTGGGGAAAGGGCAGTGGCTAGAATTAGGCAAGTCTTTGATAGTTGTCTGTGTTTTGTAGAATGTCCTAGGTATCTTCCCAGACATGTTTGAAGCAGTATGGGGACACCTAGACCAAGTTTTTGACTTACCAGCCGAGGATTTTCCATACAAGCTGCCCCAAACTAACTAAACACCACCAatttatatatacaggtgaaactcgaaaaattagaatatcatggaaaggttcatttctttcagtaattcaacttaaaaggtgaaactaatatatgagatagactcatgacatgcaaagcgagatatgtcaagcctttatttgttataattgtgatgattatggcgtacagatgatgagaaccccaaattaaaaatttcaactttggagttttcatcagctgtgtgccataatcatcacaataataacaagcaaaggcttgacatatctcgctttgcatgtcatgagtctatctcatatattaaactccagtagctaatgtaaacaattgcttacataaatggacttttctacgatattctaatttttcgagtttcacctgtatatataacctgcccatctggctgggctaccccagccactatgggtagcttccaacaaaatataaaggaacaaaggtaaagaggtaaagggacccctgacagttaagtcgagtcacgaacaactctggggatctcgctttactggccaagggagctggcgtttgttccgtagacagtttttccgggtcatgtggccagcatgactaagccgcttctggcacaatgaaacactgacaccagagcagcgcaaggaaacgccatttaccttcccgctggagctgtacttatttatctatttgcactggcatgctttcaaactgctaggttggcagaaactgggaccgagcaacgggagctcacctcatcatggggattcgaaccgctgacctttctgatcagcaagcccagggctcagtgctttagaccacagcgccccccgcGTCCCTaaaggaacaaaacaaagcatcaaacatttaaagcttccctctacagggctgctttcagatgtcttctaaaggttgtatagttacgtcctcgacatctgatgggagggtgttccataaggtgggtgccactactaagaaggccctctgcctgcttccctgtaacctcacagcgagggaactgccagaaggccctcggtgctggacctcagtgtctgggctgaatgacgggggtggagacactccttcaggtatacagggctgaggctgtttagggctttaaacatcagcaccaacactttgaattgtgctcggaaacatacatTAAAGAACCATGGCTttcccctgaagaatcctgggagctgtagtttgttaagggtgctgagaccctCCTCAGAGACCCTCCTCAGAGATCTATAATTCCAGAGTTGCTTGTAAAGAGGtattgattgttaaacctctTGGAATTGAATCTGTTTGGTCACTCTTTGGTTATTTAGCACAtttatatttcacatttcttATGTGAATAATAAGTCTCTTAATAAGTCACTTCCTGTTCTCTGGGGTGGAGTCTTTAATGGCCTCTTTCATTTGCATTAGCCCCGCTTTCCTGTttattcaaaacacacacagagaaatgttTAGATATAAAATCAGAGGAACTCAGTAATTAAGGGCAGTAATTAACTCAGTATTCCAAGGGGAATAAGAACTGCCCAATTAAGAGGCAATTAATTGGTAATACCATTGCTGCTCTGAAGAGAATACAGTTAGTGACAGAATAAACCAGTGGAGGAAGTTTCTAATTAATAGTGCAGAGGACCTTTCATGGCAGAATAATCTCAAGGAAGAAGCTTATAATTAATGGTGTAGGAGACCTTTGAATGGAATTTGCCTCAAAGTCAACATCATGGCGGATCTTGCCATGGAGGTGAGCAGTCATGGAGATTGTAGCTATATTACGTTTTATGAGGATCTGCTGtgttaattctgtttccagttggCAATATGGGCTCTTGGGCTGAAAGCAACATTGACCACCTTTCTTAGGTTTTAACATAATACCATCTAGATTTCTTGAGGGGAAAGATACCAgaatatacagggtgagtcctttaaaagaggccccatggatacagaatacacatgttccacagggcctcttttaaaagactcaccctgtacattGTAATTTAAAGTTGCATACCTCTGGCTCTGCTTAAGATGAAAATTTTGTCTGATgcattacttcttcttttttatgtcCTGTTAATGTGCATGTTTACATAGCCCTGATTACTGGTTTGTATTAGCAAGTAAATTAATGATTTATTGGTTGAATGACAACAAGTATGCTATTTGAGGCAACAGCTTCCACAATTTCTGGCATAGATGTTTAATGAAAGCCATACTCTTGATTTGCCATCTGGATCAACTCAGAGAATAAACTTGGGATTTTCTGTATTGGAAATacatctaaaaaagaaaaatgttttaagatttCTGTTACTGTATACATTCTGTTTACgatttttattctgtttgttgTAGTTCGGGGCTAAAGCAGCTCAaattgattgacatcctatgcccttttaaaatgtggggtctTTTTGGGAGGGGTTGTTGTTCTTatgttgattatatattttgtggttttatattttgattttgttctgtgaacagccctaagacctctgggtatagggcagtatataaattcaaataataataataataataataataataataataataataataattcaaaccAAATTGCTATAATATAAGAtacaagatttctttattgtcattgtgcaagtgcaatgaaattggatgccatcccataaaaacaaaataagtggAGTAGTTCTTTTCCAAGTTCACTTGTAGCTGGTGTACTTGGTGACGGCCTTGGTgcacagcagcaggagcacaACAGTCTGGATCTCCCGGGAAGTGATAGTGGGTCGCTTGTTGTAATGGGCCAGGCGGAAAGACTCAGCAGCGATGCGCTCGAAGATGTTGCTGACGAAGGAGTGCATGATGCTCATGGACTTCGATGAGATGCCCTTGTCTGGGTGGACCTGCTTGAGCACCTTGTAGACACAGATGCGCTTGAAGATGTCGCTGACGAAGGAGTtcttagatatacagtggtacctcgcaagacgaaattaattcgttccgcaagacttttcgtcttgcggaaatttcgtcttgcgaggcaccgtttcccataggaacgcattaaaatttaattaatgcgttcctatggggaaaaagtcagggagcgccggtcggaaggggcgccggccggcaccggagccgcgcggcgccgca
The sequence above is drawn from the Lacerta agilis isolate rLacAgi1 chromosome 13, rLacAgi1.pri, whole genome shotgun sequence genome and encodes:
- the LOC117056917 gene encoding histone H2B 1/2/3/4/6-like, coding for MNALPSIVKETRSTWAEEGFTKTQKKGDKKRKKSRKESYSIYIYKVLKQVHPDKGISSKSMSIMHSFVSNIFERIAAESFRLAHYNKRPTITSREIQTVVLLLLCTKAVTKYTSYK